Genomic window (Bacteroidota bacterium):
AAACTTTAGCTAATACCGTTTCAATCCGTTGACAATCCATTGCCTTACCTGTTATCCTTTGCTTTGATGGGCTATAGTGCGTTGCTCTTCGTCTTTTATCTTTTTAAACACACCTTCCATGTGTTCCACATAATCCAAGCTGTCGTCAATATAAAATTCAAGTTCAGGTATTTTGCGTACCTGATTTTTTATTTTGGCAGCAAGTTCATGCCTTATTTCTTTAGCATGCAATTGCACAATATCCAACAAATCGTTTGGTTTATCCGCTTTAAAAAAGCTTAGATATATTTTAGCGTAGCCCAAGTCGGGCGATACTTTTACCCCACTAATGGTAATAAAATTACCCTTAAACAATGAGGATGTTTTCTGAAGGAAAATATCCCCCAAGTCTCGCTGAATAAGTTTCGCGAATTTT
Coding sequences:
- the rbfA gene encoding 30S ribosome-binding factor RbfA encodes the protein MDSRRQEKFAKLIQRDLGDIFLQKTSSLFKGNFITISGVKVSPDLGYAKIYLSFFKADKPNDLLDIVQLHAKEIRHELAAKIKNQVRKIPELEFYIDDSLDYVEHMEGVFKKIKDEEQRTIAHQSKG